In Camarhynchus parvulus chromosome 21, STF_HiC, whole genome shotgun sequence, a genomic segment contains:
- the LOC115912444 gene encoding guanylin-like — MKSFLSWAVLAVLVLVHTSQAVYVQDGDFKFPLESVKKLKELMEGNRHINPRMMVPVGSYSPCQEKHLPEEFRPVCKREDAPMIFRRLSLAAEDDLCEICANAACAGCF; from the exons ATGAAAAGCTTTCTTTCCTGGGCAGTCCTGGCAGTCCTTGTCCTGGTGCACACCTCCCAGGCAGTCTATGTTCAG GATGGAGACTTCAAATTCCCCCTGGAGTCTGTGAAGAAGCTGAAGGAGCTCATGGAGGGCAACAGACACATCAACCCTCGCATGATGGTGCCCGTGGGCAGCTACTCCCCATGCCAGGAGAAACACCTCCCTGAGGAGTTCAGGCCTGTGTGCAAGAGGGAAGATGCACCCATGATTTTCAGGAGGCTGA gcctggctgctgaggacGACCTGTGTGAGATCTGTGCCaatgctgcctgtgctggctgcttcTGA